The following coding sequences lie in one bacterium genomic window:
- the flgK gene encoding flagellar hook-associated protein FlgK has translation MISTFFGIELGKRALLVQQMALSTVSHNIANAATPGYSRQLSSLTASMPLNLSASNRTLIPSQLGTGVDISTITRVRDMLLERQILEEKSDGSSYDTKIDYMAMVETVLQEPSDNALSTSMDAFWAAWQELSVYPEDVAVRNTLLAKAEQMLYTLQSNDNDLAQLQNQADNEYRTAVQNINTLAGRIRDLNVQINQTVGVESQPNDLKDQRDVLLRELSELVNFEGHEMSNGLYAISINGHMLVQDNTFNPIQVVNDPLNNNYAQAIWSDDGTAVAIDDGKLQGLMDMRDVYLPVYRTALDDIAQGFINTVNPIHVAGFALNAAAPSGQDFFTGTTIQDIAVNPILTADPTQIAAATNPSAPGDGSNALLIAQAQYSLTMAGGTQSLGEFYQQFVAQVGLDSQDTQMRQLTQASLVGSLINQQESNAGVNLDEEMTNMIRYQDAYQAATRVITAMDEMLDVLINRMGLVGR, from the coding sequence ATGATATCAACTTTTTTTGGAATTGAATTGGGTAAGCGGGCACTCCTGGTGCAGCAGATGGCGCTCAGCACGGTCTCGCACAATATTGCCAATGCAGCCACCCCGGGATACTCGCGCCAATTGAGCAGCCTCACTGCGTCGATGCCGCTCAATCTTTCGGCCTCAAACCGAACCCTGATTCCCAGCCAGCTGGGAACCGGTGTGGACATCAGCACCATTACCCGGGTCCGGGACATGCTGTTGGAGAGACAAATATTAGAAGAAAAATCCGATGGCAGCAGTTATGACACCAAGATTGATTATATGGCCATGGTGGAGACGGTTTTACAAGAGCCGTCAGACAATGCGCTAAGCACATCCATGGATGCCTTTTGGGCAGCCTGGCAGGAGCTCTCGGTGTATCCGGAGGATGTTGCGGTCAGAAATACATTGTTGGCCAAGGCTGAGCAGATGCTGTATACACTTCAGTCCAATGACAATGATTTGGCCCAACTTCAGAATCAGGCGGACAATGAGTACCGTACCGCCGTTCAAAATATCAATACCCTGGCAGGGCGGATACGCGACCTCAATGTCCAGATCAACCAAACAGTGGGTGTGGAAAGTCAGCCGAATGATCTCAAAGATCAACGGGATGTACTTTTGCGGGAATTGTCGGAACTGGTTAATTTTGAGGGGCATGAGATGAGCAATGGTCTTTATGCCATCAGTATCAACGGCCATATGCTGGTCCAGGATAATACATTCAATCCCATCCAGGTGGTGAACGATCCTTTAAATAATAATTATGCCCAGGCCATTTGGTCGGATGACGGGACCGCGGTTGCGATTGATGATGGGAAATTACAAGGTCTGATGGATATGCGCGATGTTTATCTGCCGGTCTACCGGACCGCGCTGGATGATATTGCCCAGGGTTTTATTAATACCGTCAATCCGATACACGTAGCCGGATTTGCGCTCAATGCAGCCGCGCCGTCCGGCCAGGATTTTTTTACCGGGACAACTATTCAGGATATTGCAGTCAACCCGATACTAACCGCAGATCCAACCCAGATTGCGGCAGCAACCAATCCGAGTGCGCCGGGGGATGGATCGAACGCCCTGCTCATTGCCCAAGCCCAGTATTCCCTGACCATGGCCGGCGGGACCCAGAGTTTGGGTGAATTTTATCAGCAGTTTGTCGCGCAAGTGGGATTGGACAGTCAGGATACTCAAATGCGGCAACTCACCCAGGCAAGCCTGGTCGGCAGCCTGATTAATCAGCAGGAATCAAATGCCGGGGTGAACTTGGATGAAGAAATGACCAATATGATTCGATATCAAGATGCCTATCAGGCGGCAACCCGGGTGATCACCGCCATGGATGAAATGCTGGATGTGCTAATCAACCGGATGGGTCTGGTGGGAAGGTAA
- a CDS encoding flagellar assembly protein FliW — protein sequence MIVTTRFFGEVEVADEKLLEFPKGIIGFEDTRKFCLLALEKVRPYEWLQCIDKPELAFLVVPIRMIRADYELKLSREESRELKLETENAEVVLGIVVIPNDPQAATVNLLAPIVINEKVRLGNQVVNDRNGYKTRQSIKEENQDKAREGENHVGADKKEEPVAGHR from the coding sequence GTGATTGTTACAACACGTTTTTTCGGTGAAGTTGAAGTGGCGGATGAAAAGCTCCTGGAGTTTCCCAAGGGAATTATTGGGTTTGAAGATACCAGGAAGTTTTGTTTGCTGGCCTTGGAAAAAGTCCGGCCGTATGAATGGCTGCAGTGTATTGATAAACCGGAGCTGGCTTTTTTGGTGGTCCCGATCCGGATGATCCGGGCCGACTATGAACTTAAGCTTTCCCGGGAAGAATCCCGGGAGCTCAAACTTGAAACGGAAAACGCTGAGGTTGTTTTGGGAATCGTGGTGATCCCCAATGATCCCCAAGCGGCCACAGTCAATTTGCTCGCACCCATTGTGATCAATGAAAAGGTCCGGTTGGGGAACCAAGTGGTCAATGATCGCAATGGATATAAAACGCGCCAGAGTATCAAGGAAGAAAATCAAGACAAAGCCAGGGAGGGCGAAAATCATGTTGGTGCTGACAAGAAAGAGGAACCAGTCGCTGGTCATCGGTAA
- a CDS encoding flagellin FliC — MGFAINHNVPSVAALGALDRTTGSIAKSLSKLSTGLRIVKSGDDASGLVISERMRAQINGLNTAKLNAQEGINMLSTAEGVLNEIHSIMQRMNTLAVRADNDVTIAAGSSELQALQDESDALVSEIDRISGYATFNGVTLLDGSVSGNLQVGPGAGAANSIAVNIGTVDAAALSVDSLTLGDGGAAITAINAAIETLGSTRGDLGVAMNQLEHTVVNLDIMIENTVASESRIRDVDMAAEISNFTRLQILQQSGTSMLAQANAQPQAVLSLLQ; from the coding sequence ATGGGATTTGCAATTAATCACAATGTACCATCGGTGGCGGCGTTGGGCGCTTTGGACCGAACCACCGGAAGTATCGCCAAGTCTTTGTCAAAACTCTCTACAGGTTTGCGTATTGTCAAATCAGGAGATGATGCCTCGGGTTTGGTGATTTCTGAGCGCATGCGTGCTCAGATCAATGGTCTGAACACGGCCAAACTGAACGCGCAGGAAGGTATTAATATGCTGTCCACAGCTGAAGGGGTCTTAAATGAGATCCACAGCATTATGCAGCGTATGAATACTCTGGCGGTCCGGGCGGACAATGATGTCACGATCGCAGCCGGCTCCTCGGAACTGCAGGCATTGCAGGATGAAAGTGATGCCTTGGTCTCGGAAATTGATCGTATCTCAGGTTATGCCACGTTCAATGGCGTGACCCTGCTGGACGGTTCGGTTTCGGGAAATCTGCAGGTCGGTCCGGGTGCAGGCGCTGCCAATTCAATCGCAGTTAATATCGGGACAGTTGACGCTGCAGCATTGAGTGTTGACTCTTTGACCCTGGGAGACGGCGGCGCTGCCATCACGGCAATTAATGCTGCGATAGAGACCCTGGGTTCCACCCGCGGCGATCTTGGCGTGGCGATGAACCAATTGGAACACACGGTGGTCAATCTGGATATTATGATTGAGAACACGGTTGCTTCTGAAAGCCGAATCCGTGATGTGGACATGGCAGCTGAAATATCCAACTTCACTCGACTCCAGATATTGCAGCAGTCAGGAACGTCCATGTTGGCTCAAGCTAATGCACAACCGCAGGCGGTATTAAGTCTGCTCCAGTAA
- a CDS encoding flagellar basal body P-ring protein FlgI — translation MQHPQDEWLRRLWFLQLPLLLWLVFKSGVLPAQAVPVTLGDIAHIQGLRENHIIGYGLVVGLQGTGDSRQSLLTAKSMANMLEKFGLNLSSRDFHVRNCAAVMVTASMQPFAREGDKMDINVASIGDAKSLQGGTLLLTPLSAGNQKIYAQAQGPISVGGYYVASRKQSIRKNITTAGVVPNGAIIEKKVNAEFLKENRLDFVLERTDFILADQIVRKLVGKFGLGVARTRNGTDIEIVIPQSHQPNPVAFIAEALAIPLEHTEQARIVIDERTGTIVVGGEIRIAKVAVSHGGLHIAIAGDTKISQPAPFSLGQTVVAEDLSIRVDEAEGEMVIMPEGTTIEELVRALNALGTLPRDIIVIVENLKAIGALHAQVIAR, via the coding sequence ATGCAGCACCCGCAAGATGAATGGCTCAGACGTTTATGGTTCTTACAGTTGCCGTTGTTGCTCTGGTTGGTATTCAAATCAGGCGTACTGCCGGCGCAGGCCGTGCCGGTAACTTTGGGCGATATCGCACATATACAAGGGTTGCGCGAGAATCATATTATTGGGTATGGATTGGTGGTGGGTTTGCAAGGGACGGGCGACAGTCGTCAATCGCTGTTGACCGCGAAATCCATGGCCAATATGCTGGAAAAATTTGGGCTCAATTTATCCAGCCGCGATTTTCATGTACGCAATTGTGCCGCCGTGATGGTGACTGCCAGTATGCAGCCGTTTGCCCGCGAAGGCGACAAGATGGATATTAATGTTGCCTCGATAGGAGATGCCAAAAGTCTACAAGGCGGAACACTTTTACTAACACCGCTATCGGCTGGAAATCAGAAAATCTATGCCCAGGCCCAAGGACCTATTTCCGTGGGCGGTTATTATGTGGCATCACGCAAACAATCCATTCGGAAAAATATCACAACAGCCGGGGTGGTTCCCAATGGGGCGATTATTGAGAAAAAAGTTAATGCTGAATTTTTGAAAGAAAACCGGCTTGATTTTGTTTTAGAAAGAACGGATTTTATTTTAGCAGATCAAATTGTCAGAAAATTGGTCGGGAAATTTGGACTCGGGGTTGCCCGCACCCGTAATGGGACGGATATCGAGATTGTTATTCCGCAAAGTCATCAACCCAATCCGGTTGCTTTTATTGCTGAGGCACTGGCCATACCCCTCGAACATACCGAGCAAGCCAGGATTGTGATTGATGAGCGGACCGGAACAATTGTTGTGGGTGGCGAGATCCGGATTGCCAAGGTGGCGGTCTCGCATGGCGGGCTGCATATTGCCATTGCCGGGGATACTAAAATTTCCCAGCCGGCACCCTTCTCGCTTGGGCAGACGGTTGTGGCGGAGGATTTGTCAATACGTGTTGATGAGGCTGAGGGAGAAATGGTCATTATGCCGGAAGGCACAACGATTGAAGAGTTGGTCAGAGCGCTAAATGCCCTGGGAACATTACCCCGGGATATTATTGTGATCGTTGAAAATTTAAAGGCAATTGGTGCATTGCATGCACAAGTGATCGCACGTTAG
- a CDS encoding flagellar protein FlgN, with translation MELVWRQLLNIIDRLSQQCDRVTQVSLRMREAIIANRVTEVGEIVIEQEQEMQAFQDLEKEREALLQSLQIEFNLDEKEISSERLLAFVPPQWSNDYREKINTLRIKMETVKQEQNGNRKLLQRSQHFMDWLVKYLVTPEGSAPIYDAGGEQDQKSYYHIINQNM, from the coding sequence ATGGAACTGGTATGGAGACAACTTTTGAATATCATTGACCGTCTCTCGCAGCAATGCGATAGAGTCACCCAGGTATCGCTGCGCATGCGGGAAGCGATTATTGCCAATCGTGTGACCGAGGTGGGTGAAATCGTGATTGAACAGGAACAAGAGATGCAGGCCTTTCAGGATTTGGAAAAGGAGCGGGAAGCGCTTTTGCAAAGTTTGCAAATCGAGTTTAATCTGGATGAAAAAGAAATATCTTCTGAGCGTTTGTTGGCGTTTGTGCCGCCGCAATGGAGCAATGATTATCGTGAAAAAATTAATACCCTGCGCATTAAAATGGAGACTGTGAAGCAAGAACAAAATGGCAACCGCAAGCTTTTACAGCGGTCGCAGCATTTTATGGATTGGCTGGTGAAATATTTGGTGACTCCGGAAGGGTCGGCGCCGATCTATGATGCCGGCGGGGAACAAGATCAGAAAAGCTATTATCATATTATTAACCAGAACATGTAA
- a CDS encoding flagellin FliC → MGFAINHNVPSVAALGALDKTTNSIGKSLSKLSTGLRIVKSGDDASGLVISERMRAQINGLNTAKLNAQEGINMLATAEGVLNEIHSIMQRLNTLAVRADNDVTIAAGSSELQALQDENDALVSEIDRIAGYATFNGVTLLDGSVSGNLQVGPGAGGDNVIGVNLGVVDATTLGVNALTLGDGGAAITAIIAAIETLGSTRGDLGVAMNQLEHTVVNLDIMIENTVASESRIRDVDMAAEISNFTRLQILQQSGTSMLAQANAQPQAVLSLLQG, encoded by the coding sequence ATGGGATTCGCAATCAATCACAATGTACCATCAGTCGCAGCGTTAGGTGCTTTGGACAAAACCACCAACAGCATCGGTAAATCACTTTCCAAACTTTCCACCGGTCTTCGGATTGTTAAATCAGGAGATGATGCCTCCGGATTGGTTATTAGCGAGCGCATGCGTGCTCAGATCAATGGTCTGAACACCGCCAAGCTTAATGCCCAGGAAGGGATCAACATGCTGGCCACGGCGGAAGGTGTGCTCAACGAAATTCACAGCATCATGCAGCGTTTGAATACTCTGGCGGTTCGGGCGGACAACGATGTTACCATAGCGGCCGGATCTTCAGAACTTCAGGCTTTGCAGGATGAAAACGACGCATTGGTCAGTGAAATTGATCGTATTGCAGGCTATGCCACTTTCAACGGTGTGACATTGTTGGACGGCTCGGTCTCGGGTAACCTACAAGTGGGTCCGGGAGCCGGCGGAGACAATGTCATTGGGGTTAATCTCGGTGTAGTTGATGCAACCACTTTGGGTGTCAATGCACTGACATTGGGTGATGGGGGTGCCGCAATTACCGCCATCATTGCTGCGATAGAGACCTTGGGTTCAACCCGGGGTGATCTGGGTGTGGCCATGAATCAGCTGGAACATACAGTGGTCAATCTGGATATTATGATTGAGAACACGGTTGCTTCTGAAAGCCGAATCCGTGATGTGGACATGGCAGCTGAAATATCCAACTTCACTCGACTCCAGATATTGCAGCAGTCAGGAACGTCCATGTTGGCTCAAGCCAATGCCCAACCACAAGCAGTTCTCAGCCTACTCCAAGGGTAA
- the fliS gene encoding flagellar export chaperone FliS, with protein sequence MQDAVLVQTPFFNQVIQPVQMEQQNSSNPFSVSYQENQVFTASREELILMLYDGVAKFLRRGMQAIDDKDDPAINYNFLRAQKIVHYLDISLDMDKGGEIAENLARLYQYINRRLTDCQMKQTRETVQEIMELVHTLRQAWYQAFLGDQQSE encoded by the coding sequence ATGCAAGATGCTGTACTCGTACAAACACCCTTTTTTAACCAGGTTATCCAGCCGGTGCAAATGGAACAGCAAAATTCAAGCAATCCTTTTTCAGTTTCTTATCAGGAAAATCAGGTTTTTACCGCCAGCCGTGAGGAATTGATTTTAATGCTCTATGATGGGGTTGCCAAATTTCTCCGCCGGGGTATGCAGGCGATTGATGATAAGGATGATCCGGCAATTAATTATAATTTTTTACGTGCTCAAAAAATTGTTCACTATTTGGATATATCTTTGGATATGGATAAAGGCGGGGAGATCGCTGAAAATTTGGCCCGTCTCTATCAGTATATCAACCGGCGTTTGACGGATTGTCAGATGAAACAGACTCGGGAAACGGTACAAGAAATTATGGAATTGGTTCATACGCTGCGCCAGGCATGGTATCAGGCCTTTTTGGGAGATCAGCAGTCAGAGTAA
- the csrA gene encoding carbon storage regulator CsrA has translation MLVLTRKRNQSLVIGNDIEIQILEVSGEQVRIGIKAPPSVRILRKELFDEIHHQNLAAAVNPAMLDNLKKIKKTD, from the coding sequence ATGTTGGTGCTGACAAGAAAGAGGAACCAGTCGCTGGTCATCGGTAATGATATCGAGATCCAGATCCTGGAAGTAAGCGGCGAGCAGGTGCGCATCGGTATTAAAGCGCCGCCGTCCGTACGCATTTTGCGCAAGGAATTGTTTGATGAGATTCATCATCAGAACCTTGCGGCAGCGGTAAATCCGGCGATGCTTGACAATTTGAAAAAAATTAAAAAAACGGATTAA
- the fliD gene encoding flagellar filament capping protein FliD, which translates to MASEVLFSGLASGIDTESIITKMMYLEERPKLKLEQKSMILNQQKSIYSALNAKISALQDMVGKFNDIADPFFSQKAVSSSDTAIADATVYGINPATGSFQITVTQMATAAMVNAVESLYTGADNEDQPAQMVSSAGINAPSFTVDQTLSLASQSGNFATAPGTSGTIEINGVSIDWDDSMSLNEIIGVINNSSAEVTAGFDSVSQTFTIASNEANGDVEMTIAQTSGTFWESMNITPGTAVGSDAVKPDLREPLGDAAANLDIAVTSGTFTLNGVMFTIDATTDTLQDVLSRISSSSAGVTASYDENTGKVSLFQKETGNGNEIVLGSADDSSNVLYALKLSANNPPTGGAADTYQGTDAIINLNGSADQTFATNQIQGLIPGVTLNLSSIGNTTVKVESDVDAMVNTVKDFVAEYNSVMSYINAKLGEERVENPQSAAEYTQGTFVSDSLFLDAKFELGNIITSAVDGLSGDMNQLAQIGLTTTSTNFGKDATLNVDEDELRAALLNDPDKVEALFNSASTGIMVRLDEELTSMTDTVFGSFTLEEDAIDTEVDYLSKRIEDMEFRLEKREEVMRRQFSAMELAVAQLNSMGNTLAAMMGNMG; encoded by the coding sequence ATGGCTTCAGAAGTGTTGTTTTCAGGTCTGGCTTCAGGGATTGATACGGAAAGTATTATTACAAAAATGATGTATCTTGAAGAACGGCCCAAGCTCAAGCTGGAACAAAAAAGTATGATTCTAAACCAGCAGAAAAGTATTTACAGCGCACTCAATGCTAAGATCTCCGCATTGCAGGATATGGTGGGAAAATTTAATGATATTGCAGATCCATTTTTCTCGCAAAAAGCAGTTTCCAGTTCAGATACCGCTATTGCGGATGCCACGGTATACGGCATCAATCCAGCCACCGGGAGTTTTCAGATTACGGTAACCCAGATGGCAACTGCAGCCATGGTCAATGCTGTAGAATCACTCTATACCGGAGCGGACAATGAGGACCAACCTGCGCAGATGGTAAGTTCCGCAGGAATCAATGCACCCTCATTCACAGTGGATCAGACTTTGAGTTTGGCATCCCAGTCCGGGAATTTTGCCACGGCCCCGGGAACCTCCGGCACAATTGAGATTAATGGCGTCAGTATTGACTGGGATGACAGCATGAGCCTCAATGAAATCATCGGAGTGATCAACAACTCGAGCGCGGAGGTGACAGCCGGCTTTGACAGCGTCAGCCAGACTTTTACCATCGCGTCAAATGAAGCCAATGGTGATGTGGAAATGACCATTGCTCAGACCAGCGGGACTTTTTGGGAAAGCATGAATATCACGCCGGGGACGGCAGTGGGCAGCGATGCGGTTAAACCGGATTTGCGCGAACCGCTGGGAGATGCTGCCGCCAATTTGGACATCGCGGTCACGAGCGGGACATTCACCCTCAATGGGGTGATGTTTACCATTGATGCAACCACCGATACCCTGCAGGATGTTTTAAGCCGCATTTCAAGTTCTAGTGCCGGGGTGACGGCCAGTTATGATGAGAATACCGGAAAAGTCTCCCTGTTTCAAAAGGAGACCGGCAATGGGAATGAAATTGTTTTGGGCAGTGCCGATGATTCAAGCAATGTGCTGTATGCGCTTAAACTTTCCGCAAACAATCCACCTACCGGCGGCGCGGCAGACACCTACCAAGGCACGGATGCAATTATAAATCTTAATGGCAGCGCGGATCAGACCTTTGCCACAAATCAGATCCAGGGCTTGATTCCAGGGGTGACACTCAATCTAAGCAGCATTGGGAACACCACGGTCAAAGTAGAGTCTGATGTGGATGCCATGGTTAATACGGTTAAGGATTTTGTAGCGGAATACAACAGCGTGATGAGTTATATCAATGCCAAGTTGGGAGAGGAGCGGGTGGAAAATCCGCAGAGTGCAGCAGAGTATACTCAAGGAACATTTGTTTCAGATTCCTTGTTTTTAGATGCGAAATTTGAGCTGGGGAACATTATTACCAGTGCGGTCGACGGTTTGTCCGGGGATATGAACCAACTGGCACAGATTGGTCTTACCACCACCTCCACCAATTTTGGTAAGGATGCCACACTGAACGTGGATGAGGATGAATTGCGTGCGGCGCTGCTCAATGATCCGGACAAAGTCGAGGCATTGTTTAATAGCGCAAGCACAGGGATTATGGTCCGCCTGGATGAGGAATTGACATCCATGACGGATACGGTTTTTGGCAGTTTTACGCTGGAAGAGGATGCCATTGATACGGAAGTGGACTATCTTAGTAAGCGTATTGAGGATATGGAGTTCAGGTTGGAAAAACGGGAAGAAGTCATGCGGCGTCAGTTTTCAGCAATGGAACTTGCTGTGGCACAATTGAATTCCATGGGAAACACACTTGCGGCGATGATGGGGAATATGGGATAA
- the flgL gene encoding flagellar hook-associated protein FlgL — translation MRITTNMVSNQIIENLNINLANLAKIQEQTATGKRILNPSDDPLGTQRVISIKEAIDGINQYQRNADYVTNWVTASESALGAVNDSIMRANSLAVRGAQDITLNQSELDAIADEIDGLIDQVLNAANTRLEGKSIFSGYQIDTDAFTATRVGTEVVSVAYSGDIGVDQVEIDTGLIVNKNVPGDQILQPAAGVDVFDILIALRNDLRAGNTAGVENAIAMTDQAQEQVLNQISFLGNKTNQLEMADSNISEKKMGLEALNSKLEYVDMPEAIVQLQTAQNVYDAALQSSSRMLQQRSLMDFLG, via the coding sequence ATGCGGATTACAACAAATATGGTATCGAATCAGATTATTGAAAATCTTAATATTAATCTGGCCAACCTCGCCAAGATACAGGAACAAACGGCAACCGGAAAAAGAATTCTTAATCCTTCGGATGATCCGCTGGGAACGCAACGGGTCATCAGTATTAAAGAAGCAATTGACGGTATTAATCAGTATCAGCGCAATGCCGATTATGTGACTAATTGGGTCACAGCGTCTGAATCGGCACTCGGTGCGGTCAATGATTCCATTATGCGGGCCAATTCCCTGGCCGTGCGGGGGGCTCAGGATATCACGCTTAATCAGAGCGAGCTTGATGCGATTGCCGATGAAATTGACGGGTTGATTGATCAGGTGCTCAATGCCGCCAATACACGCCTGGAGGGCAAAAGTATTTTTAGCGGCTATCAAATAGACACGGATGCCTTTACCGCCACCCGGGTCGGGACAGAGGTTGTTTCCGTCGCCTATAGCGGGGATATAGGAGTCGATCAGGTGGAAATTGATACCGGATTGATTGTGAATAAAAATGTGCCGGGTGACCAGATTTTACAGCCGGCTGCCGGGGTGGATGTGTTTGATATATTGATCGCCCTGCGAAATGATCTGCGGGCCGGAAATACTGCCGGTGTGGAAAATGCAATCGCTATGACGGACCAGGCCCAGGAGCAGGTATTGAATCAGATCTCCTTTTTGGGAAATAAAACCAATCAATTGGAAATGGCGGATTCCAATATCAGTGAGAAAAAAATGGGATTGGAAGCGCTGAATTCCAAGTTGGAATATGTGGATATGCCTGAGGCAATTGTTCAGTTACAGACTGCTCAGAATGTTTATGACGCGGCACTGCAAAGCAGTTCGCGCATGTTGCAACAGCGCAGCTTGATGGATTTTCTCGGTTAA